A window of Variovorax sp. HW608 genomic DNA:
GCTGCTCTTGCCCGAAGCCACGCCGACGCTCGCGCCGGCGGTGATGGACAACATCCACACCACCGGCGTCGGCAACCCGATCACGGCGGTGCTGCTGTCGTTTCGCGCGATGGATACGCTGCTCGAGGCGATCGTGCTGGCCTTCGGGCTCCTGGGCGTCTGGTCGCTCGCGCCGGATCTCGCCTGGGGTGGCCGGCCGAGCCTGCAGCCCATCGCGCAGCCGAACAGCATCCTCGCGCACTTCGCGCGCATGCTGCCGCCGATCGGCATCGTGATCGGGGTCTACATCCTGTGGTACGGCGCGGACCATCCGGGCGGCAAGTTCCAGGGCGCAACGATCCTCGCGGCGATGTGGCTGCTGGCGATGATGGCGGGGCTCGCCGACGTCCCGCGGGTGGGGCGCTTCGCGCTGCGCTTCTGGCTGGTCGCGGGGCCGCTGGTGTTCATCCTCGTCGGCTTCGCGGGTGCGCTCACGGCGGGTGCGTTCCTCGGCTATCCGGACGGCCTCGCGAAGCTGTGGATCGTGGCCGTCGAGTTCGCACTGATGCCTTCGCTCGCGCTCACGCTGGGCCTCCTGCTTGCCGGTGCTCCCCACAGGGCGTTGCAGAAATGATGGAAGCGACCCAGCTTTTCGGGCTCTGCGCGG
This region includes:
- a CDS encoding hydrogenase subunit MbhD domain-containing protein encodes the protein MSVLLNLALVLLFIGLAAWTVLTRDTFAAVAGFIPYGLLLTVVWLRLVAVDVAITEAAIGAGLTGALLVGAAARLRATEARTNRLRPGAWTRVLAAIGSVAVAGFVAVCVLLLPEATPTLAPAVMDNIHTTGVGNPITAVLLSFRAMDTLLEAIVLAFGLLGVWSLAPDLAWGGRPSLQPIAQPNSILAHFARMLPPIGIVIGVYILWYGADHPGGKFQGATILAAMWLLAMMAGLADVPRVGRFALRFWLVAGPLVFILVGFAGALTAGAFLGYPDGLAKLWIVAVEFALMPSLALTLGLLLAGAPHRALQK